In Verrucomicrobiia bacterium, a single genomic region encodes these proteins:
- a CDS encoding AIR carboxylase family protein, whose amino-acid sequence LIVVAGMEGALPSVVGGLVDKPVIAVPTSVGYGTHLGGLAPLLAMLNSCAAGVVVVNVDNGFGAGFAAATFARQAARLSQKRG is encoded by the coding sequence CTGATTGTAGTGGCCGGGATGGAAGGAGCGCTCCCCTCGGTGGTCGGCGGGCTCGTGGACAAACCGGTCATCGCCGTTCCCACCTCCGTCGGTTACGGCACCCACCTCGGAGGGCTGGCACCGCTTCTGGCGATGCTCAACTCCTGTGCCGCCGGGGTGGTGGTGGTGAACGTGGACAACGGCTTCGGCGCGGGGTTCGCCGCCGCCACCTTTGCCCGCCAGGCCGCAAGGCTTTCTCAAAAGCGCGGATGA